The following proteins are encoded in a genomic region of Cuculus canorus isolate bCucCan1 chromosome 21, bCucCan1.pri, whole genome shotgun sequence:
- the WNT4 gene encoding protein Wnt-4 isoform X1: protein MSPEYSLRSLLLLILATFSANASNWLYLAKLSSVGSISEEETCEKLKGLIQRQVQMCKRNLEVMDSVRRGAQLAIEECQYQFRNRRWNCSTLDTLPVFGKVVTQGTREAAFVYAISSAGVAFAVTRACSSGELDKCGCDRTVQGGSPQGFQWSGCSDNIAYGVAFSQSFVDVRERSKGASSNRALMNLHNNEAGRKAILNNMRVECKCHGVSGSCEFKTCWKAMPPFRKVGNVLKEKFDGATEVEQSEIGSTKVLVPKNSQFKPHTDEDLVYLDSSPDFCDHDLKNGVLGTSGRHCNKTSKAIDGCELMCCGRGFHTDEVEVVERCSCKFHWCCSVKCKPCHRVVEIHTCR from the exons ATGAGCCCGGAGTATTCCCTGcgctccctgctgctcctcatcCTCGCCACCTTCTCGGCCAACGCCAGCAACTGGCT GTACCTGGCGAAGCTGTCTTCAGTAGGGAGCATCTCCGAGGAGGAGACCTGCGAGAAGCTGAAGGGCTTGATCCAGCGCCAGGTGCAGATGTGCAAGAGGAACCTAGAGGTGATGGACTCAGTGCGGCGCGGAGCCCAGCTGGCCATCGAGGAATGCCAGTACCAGTTCCGCAACCGCCGCTGGAACTGCTCCACACTGGACACCCTGCCTGTCTTCGGCAAGGTGGTAACGCAAG GGACGCGGGAGGCAGCGTTCGTCTATGCCATCTCTTCGGCAGGGGTGGCCTTCGCCGTGACCCGAGCCTGCAGCAGCGGCGAGCTGGACAAGTGTGGATGTGACCGCACGGTGCAGGGGGGCAGCCCACAGG GCTTCCAGTGGTCGGGCTGCTCCGATAACATCGCCTATGGTGTGGCCTTTTCACAGTCCTTCGTCGACGTCCGCGAAAGGAGCAAAGGGGCTTCTTCTAACAGAGCATTGATGAACCTCCACAACAATGAGGCAGGGAGGAAG GCAATCCTGAACAACATGCGGGTGGAGTGCAAGTGCCACGGCGTGTCGGGCTCGTGTGAGTTCAAGACGTGCTGGAAAGCCATGCCCCCCTTCCGCAAAGTGGGCAATGTCCTGAAGGAGAAATTCGACGGCGCCACGGAGGTCGAACAGAGTGAGATTGGATCCACCAAAGTGCTGGTGCCGAAAAACTCCCAGTTCAAGCCACACACGGATGAGGACCTCGTCTATCTGGACTCCAGTCCTGACTTCTGTGACCACGACCTCAAGAACGGGGTGCTGGGCACCAGCGGCCGGCACTGCAACAAGACCTCCAAGGCTATTGACGGCTGCGAGCTGATGTGCTGCGGCCGGGGCTTTCATACGGACGAGGTGGAGGTTGTGGAAAGGTGCAGTTGCAAATTCCACTGGTGCTGCTCCGTCAAGTGCAAACCCTGCCATCGAGTGGTGGAAATCCACACCTGCCGGTGA
- the WNT4 gene encoding protein Wnt-4 isoform X2 has protein sequence MCKRNLEVMDSVRRGAQLAIEECQYQFRNRRWNCSTLDTLPVFGKVVTQGTREAAFVYAISSAGVAFAVTRACSSGELDKCGCDRTVQGGSPQGFQWSGCSDNIAYGVAFSQSFVDVRERSKGASSNRALMNLHNNEAGRKAILNNMRVECKCHGVSGSCEFKTCWKAMPPFRKVGNVLKEKFDGATEVEQSEIGSTKVLVPKNSQFKPHTDEDLVYLDSSPDFCDHDLKNGVLGTSGRHCNKTSKAIDGCELMCCGRGFHTDEVEVVERCSCKFHWCCSVKCKPCHRVVEIHTCR, from the exons ATGTGCAAGAGGAACCTAGAGGTGATGGACTCAGTGCGGCGCGGAGCCCAGCTGGCCATCGAGGAATGCCAGTACCAGTTCCGCAACCGCCGCTGGAACTGCTCCACACTGGACACCCTGCCTGTCTTCGGCAAGGTGGTAACGCAAG GGACGCGGGAGGCAGCGTTCGTCTATGCCATCTCTTCGGCAGGGGTGGCCTTCGCCGTGACCCGAGCCTGCAGCAGCGGCGAGCTGGACAAGTGTGGATGTGACCGCACGGTGCAGGGGGGCAGCCCACAGG GCTTCCAGTGGTCGGGCTGCTCCGATAACATCGCCTATGGTGTGGCCTTTTCACAGTCCTTCGTCGACGTCCGCGAAAGGAGCAAAGGGGCTTCTTCTAACAGAGCATTGATGAACCTCCACAACAATGAGGCAGGGAGGAAG GCAATCCTGAACAACATGCGGGTGGAGTGCAAGTGCCACGGCGTGTCGGGCTCGTGTGAGTTCAAGACGTGCTGGAAAGCCATGCCCCCCTTCCGCAAAGTGGGCAATGTCCTGAAGGAGAAATTCGACGGCGCCACGGAGGTCGAACAGAGTGAGATTGGATCCACCAAAGTGCTGGTGCCGAAAAACTCCCAGTTCAAGCCACACACGGATGAGGACCTCGTCTATCTGGACTCCAGTCCTGACTTCTGTGACCACGACCTCAAGAACGGGGTGCTGGGCACCAGCGGCCGGCACTGCAACAAGACCTCCAAGGCTATTGACGGCTGCGAGCTGATGTGCTGCGGCCGGGGCTTTCATACGGACGAGGTGGAGGTTGTGGAAAGGTGCAGTTGCAAATTCCACTGGTGCTGCTCCGTCAAGTGCAAACCCTGCCATCGAGTGGTGGAAATCCACACCTGCCGGTGA